The sequence AGATTAAAGTGGCCGAGCGGCTGGGAGCTGCCGCTACGATCGATGTGTCGCAGACGGGCGATCCCGTCGGCGCTGTGCGTCAGCTGACATACCGGCAACTCGGAGCAGATGCCGTCATCGAAGCCGTGGGTTCGCAGGCGACCTGGCAATGGGCCGTGCAGATGGCGCGATGCGGCGGGGCTGTGAACCTGTTCGGAGGTTGTCCGCATGAAACACGCGTGGAATTTGAGTCATCCGTCCTGCACTATTCCGAAATCACGATAAAATCGAGCTTCCATCACACGCCGAGGTTTATCCGGGAAGCTCTGGATACCGTTGCGCGAGGCGAAGTCGCCGCGTCCGATTTCGTTACAGGTGAAGTTACACTGAACGAGCTGCCGGACCTGTTCCACCACATGAAAAACCGGAACGGCCAGCTCAAAGTTGCCGTCAAACCGTGAACATCATGATTCGTTGGTGAAATGCACGTGGCTCACGACATCGTCATTTCCGGTGGAGGTATCGCAGGCACAACAGCCGCGGCGGCGCTGGCGCAGCTCAATTACCGTGTCCTGGTGGTCGAGCCCGGCCTCGATCATGCCCGCCGCCTTGCGGGCGAACTGATCCATCCGCCCGGAGTTGCCGCTCTGCGCGAGCTCGGCTTGCTCACGCCCTTGCAGGAAGCCGGCGCGATTCCGGTATCGGGCTTTGCCGTCTTTGTCGGCGACGCGGATATTCTCCGCTACGATGAAGTCGCGGGACTGGGAGAATCGGGGCTAGCGATCGAACACGGCACGATGGCCCGCGCCCTGCTGGCTGCCGTCGAAAAACTGCCCACCGTAACCGTGTGGAGGGGCGCACGCATCACCGGTCTGGACCTGGCCGGTCCTGACTCTGCGAATGTCACTGTCAATCGCGACGGGCGCGACTGTCAGCTCCGCACTCCCCTGGTCGTTGCCGCAGACGGACGGAATTCACATGTGCGCCAGTTCGCCGGCATTCCCTGCAAACAGATTCACATTTCCAACATGACCGGTTTCCTCATCGAAAAGGCCTGCCTGCCCCATCCGGGATTCGGGCATGTTTTTGCCAATGGCCCGACACCCGCGCTCGCCTATGCCATTTCACTTGATCAAACCAGGATCATGTTTGACGGGCCCGCGACGCCAGACGGCACGACCGCGTGCCTAAAGGCTCTTCCGGAACCGCTGCGGAGCTCCGTCGGATCCGCCATGGAAACTCAGGCCCCTCTGGTGGCCGCAAATTACTGGATTGCGCCGGCCGCAGTCGTGAAAGGCCCCCTCGTCTGTGTCGGAGACGCCGGCGGCTGCTGTCATCCGGTTACAGCAACGGGATTGAGCGCCTGCGCGCGGGATGCCGTCCGCCTCAAGCAGTCCATCCAGGAGACCGGCGGCGATATTCCCAGAGCATTGCGCCGTTACACCGCGCTTCGCGAAGGACCACAGCGCGCAAGAATGGCCGGTGCCCAGGTTCTTTACGAGGTCTTGAAAGGCGGCACACCGGAAATGTTTCTGCTGCGCCGCGGCTTGCTGCGCTACTGGAAGCAGAGCCTGCGCGGCCGCGCGGCGACGATGGCCCTTCTTTCCACCCATGACGAGCGGCCGTTCGCCGTTGTTCGGGAATACATGCAGGTCTGCCGCTATGCCCTGCCCGAGGTCGGCCGCGTCCCGAAAAGCAGCAGCGCCATGCTGGGATTGCCCGGAGCGATATTCAAAGTTTTGAAACGGGTCTCGTAGCCGCGGATGACGCCGCGTAGCGGGCAAGCGCCCAAACCGGGAAATAGCTTTTGTATAGACGGTAATCGAGCATCGCCGACCCGAAAAACACACCATTCACAGCCTGGCTCGGCCAGGAACCATCATCCTCCTGCCGCGCGGCAAGCCATGCGATGCCGCGCCGGACAGGTTCGGAGTCCCGCGGCATAACCTGCATCAAGGCAAGCAGCGACCAGCTTGTCATGACGACCTGGCTCACGGGATGCTCGACGTAACGATCGCTCAGGCAGCCGGAGTAGTGCTCGCCCCATCCGCCGTCCGGCTTTTGTTTCGACACCAGCCATTCCGCCGCCCGCACAAGCGTTGCATCATCGGCAGAGACGCCGGACGCGCGGAGTGCTTTCGTCACATGAAAAATCGCGTAGGTGAAATGGACTCCCCAGAAACCCGCATAAGACCCATCCGGCCGCTGGGAACGCCGCAGAAACGCGACGCCACGCTGGATCGCGTTATCGATACGAGGTTGCAGCACTCCGGGATAGGACTGCCGAAAGTCCGACAGAGCGCTGATCGACGAGGCCGTACATTCGATATACGACCTTTCGGTCATACACTGGCCATACATCTCCGATGGATTCACACGCTCCAGCCAGGACGAAGCGCGACGGCGCTCGTATGTCCCGAAGCCGCCGTCGGCATTCTGCCGATATAGAATGAATTCCGCGGCCTGGGCGAGACGATCATCAGGGATGCGTTCCTGTTCCGCAACCACCTCGTCCTCAAGGTGGTGCAGTGCGAGGACGGCGCAGA comes from Terriglobia bacterium and encodes:
- a CDS encoding NAD(P)/FAD-dependent oxidoreductase, translated to MHVAHDIVISGGGIAGTTAAAALAQLNYRVLVVEPGLDHARRLAGELIHPPGVAALRELGLLTPLQEAGAIPVSGFAVFVGDADILRYDEVAGLGESGLAIEHGTMARALLAAVEKLPTVTVWRGARITGLDLAGPDSANVTVNRDGRDCQLRTPLVVAADGRNSHVRQFAGIPCKQIHISNMTGFLIEKACLPHPGFGHVFANGPTPALAYAISLDQTRIMFDGPATPDGTTACLKALPEPLRSSVGSAMETQAPLVAANYWIAPAAVVKGPLVCVGDAGGCCHPVTATGLSACARDAVRLKQSIQETGGDIPRALRRYTALREGPQRARMAGAQVLYEVLKGGTPEMFLLRRGLLRYWKQSLRGRAATMALLSTHDERPFAVVREYMQVCRYALPEVGRVPKSSSAMLGLPGAIFKVLKRVS
- a CDS encoding prenyltransferase/squalene oxidase repeat-containing protein; this translates as VYSKTIRRRALDLCFQRIIAEQRSTQYQALSPVNGLLNCLAIWSRDAKHPDFVPSLEGVSKWKWEDATEGIRYVGARSTAWDTAFSILALTESPAVAAGSGETLRRGYAFLRDTQITSEITDYREQGRDPAAGGWCFSDGAHRWPVSDCTAEALCAVLALHHLEDEVVAEQERIPDDRLAQAAEFILYRQNADGGFGTYERRRASSWLERVNPSEMYGQCMTERSYIECTASSISALSDFRQSYPGVLQPRIDNAIQRGVAFLRRSQRPDGSYAGFWGVHFTYAIFHVTKALRASGVSADDATLVRAAEWLVSKQKPDGGWGEHYSGCLSDRYVEHPVSQVVMTSWSLLALMQVMPRDSEPVRRGIAWLAARQEDDGSWPSQAVNGVFFGSAMLDYRLYKSYFPVWALARYAASSAATRPVSKL